In the genome of Synechococcus sp. UW179A, the window CAGCGGTGGGTTCATCGCTCGCGGCTTCCGCCAGAGGAAAAATGCTGCGAGCGGTTCTGGCCACGGCCTCATGGCCAGCAACCAGTTCCCTCACCATGTCGAGAGCAGCAGGTGGTTGGCTGATTTCCTTGATGGATGCCAGTCCAGCAAGGGTTGCGCCGCCATAGGGGGCCACGATGCCAAGAGCCCTGATTCTTTCAGCGATCTCGTCCAGGGAATTCCACAGCTCGGTGTACTGGTCCATGAACATCAGATGCAGGGTGTTGAACATCGGACCGGTCACATTCCAGTGGAATCCATGCGTTTTTCCATAGAGCACATAGGTATCCGCCAGCAATCGGCTTAGCCCAGCTGCGA includes:
- a CDS encoding Dps family protein, with the translated sequence MASAPQINIGIPQEQREEIAAGLSRLLADTYVLYGKTHGFHWNVTGPMFNTLHLMFMDQYTELWNSLDEIAERIRALGIVAPYGGATLAGLASIKEISQPPAALDMVRELVAGHEAVARTARSIFPLAEAASDEPTADLLTQRLQIHEKTAWMLRSLLEG